A single window of Streptomyces sudanensis DNA harbors:
- a CDS encoding SGNH/GDSL hydrolase family protein yields MKTSRIAALVSSFFLGAALTLTGAGAAQADSSALAVDYVALGDSYSSGVGAGAYDSASGTCLRTPRAYPALWAAANAPSSFAFTACSGARTTDVTANQLGPLNSGTDLVSLTVGGNDAGFADVMTTCVTQSEATCIQRVNTAKSYVDTTLPGRLDTVYRAIRGKAPSARVVVLGYPRFYQLNGTCIAGLTENERSAINGAADHLNAAIARRAAGHGFVFGSVVPTFTGHEICSGASWLHSVNWLNMTESYHPTAAGQSGGYLPVLRNAA; encoded by the coding sequence ATGAAAACGTCCCGCATCGCCGCGCTCGTGTCCTCGTTCTTCCTCGGCGCCGCCCTCACACTCACCGGAGCGGGGGCCGCGCAGGCCGACTCCTCCGCCCTCGCCGTCGACTACGTGGCCCTCGGGGACTCCTACTCCTCCGGCGTCGGAGCGGGTGCCTACGACAGCGCCAGCGGCACCTGCCTGCGCACCCCCCGCGCCTACCCCGCCCTCTGGGCGGCCGCCAACGCCCCCTCGTCGTTCGCCTTCACCGCCTGCTCGGGCGCGAGAACGACCGACGTGACGGCCAATCAGCTCGGCCCCCTCAACAGCGGGACGGACCTCGTCTCCCTGACCGTCGGCGGCAACGACGCGGGCTTCGCCGACGTCATGACCACCTGCGTCACGCAGTCCGAGGCCACCTGCATCCAGCGCGTCAACACGGCCAAGAGCTACGTCGACACGACGCTGCCCGGCCGCCTCGACACCGTCTACCGCGCCATCCGGGGCAAGGCCCCGTCCGCCCGGGTCGTCGTCCTCGGCTACCCCCGCTTCTACCAGCTCAACGGCACCTGCATCGCCGGGCTGACCGAGAACGAGCGCAGCGCCATCAACGGCGCCGCCGACCACCTCAACGCCGCCATCGCCAGGCGGGCCGCCGGCCACGGATTCGTCTTCGGCAGCGTCGTCCCGACCTTCACCGGCCACGAGATCTGCTCCGGCGCGTCGTGGCTGCACAGCGTCAACTGGCTCAACATGACCGAGTCGTACCACCCGACGGCCGCGGGCCAGTCCGGCGGCTACCTCCCGGTCCTCAGGAACGCCGCCTAG
- a CDS encoding ATP-binding protein — protein MLPRPPAGFIGRAPELRRLTALTTGPADDPDAWAPPVVLVTGPAGVGKTSLALRWAHLHAARHPDGCLFADLRGFSANGEADGMQVLRMFLHALGVPAPRVPDTPQAAAALYRSRVADRRLLVVLDNARDSAQVRPLLPAGRHCTTLVTSRNRLDGLVVTEGAESLRLREFPARTGVALLRAVLGEARVAGEEAEAHRLARLCDGLPLALRITAARLRARPSLPLRVMADELADEQQRLLLLRAEDMSVAATLGISVARLTARDTAMFHALGRFPGRDFDDWTAAALVGLPRTEAGESLDRLGAAHLVHEERPGRYVLHDLVRLFARDAGRDDTAEADATRRRLLDHYARTLRHAVAVVDPSGDPPVPLPARTGAEPRGPRFDDSAQALHWYGAEHENLLAAATLALAAAAGASPDAEDRRRAWLLPALLWPLVVWRPHGGWTPVLERALRAVGDPPDPAGSRPGDTAVPVARARLHAALGRLYAETGRLPEGGRHLAVAAALLRHHAQHATNAQVLMMLGNAQARLGRLERADHVHLRALTSAVEAGVCPPGMPAHYRRARLALAEHRLEEAADHFARSLALAPADQYQLWRAWMAGVHGRELRRTGHLAEAREHLLHSLALARRHHLRAHTAQVLWQLAEIAGDLSDPEAAEDYRRQAEEEDGRILKGR, from the coding sequence CTGCTGCCCCGGCCCCCGGCCGGGTTCATCGGGCGCGCACCGGAGCTGCGGCGCCTCACCGCCCTGACGACCGGCCCCGCGGACGACCCGGACGCCTGGGCGCCGCCCGTCGTCCTCGTCACCGGCCCGGCCGGTGTCGGCAAGACGTCGCTGGCGCTGCGCTGGGCGCACCTGCACGCCGCCCGTCACCCCGACGGGTGCCTCTTCGCCGACCTGCGCGGCTTCAGCGCGAACGGCGAGGCCGACGGGATGCAGGTGCTGCGCATGTTCCTCCACGCCCTGGGCGTCCCGGCGCCCCGCGTGCCGGACACCCCCCAGGCCGCGGCGGCGCTGTACCGTTCCCGGGTCGCGGACCGCCGGTTGCTCGTCGTACTGGACAACGCGCGCGACTCCGCGCAGGTACGGCCGCTGCTCCCCGCCGGCCGCCACTGCACGACACTGGTCACCAGCCGCAACCGCCTCGACGGACTGGTCGTCACGGAGGGCGCCGAGTCCCTGCGGTTGCGGGAGTTCCCCGCCCGCACGGGGGTCGCGCTGCTGAGGGCCGTCCTCGGCGAGGCCCGCGTGGCGGGTGAGGAAGCCGAAGCGCACCGCCTGGCCCGGTTGTGCGACGGGCTGCCCCTCGCCCTGCGGATCACCGCGGCCCGCCTGCGGGCCCGCCCCTCCCTGCCCCTGCGCGTCATGGCCGACGAACTCGCCGACGAGCAGCAGCGCCTCCTCCTCCTGCGGGCCGAGGACATGTCGGTGGCGGCGACCCTCGGGATCTCCGTCGCCCGGCTGACGGCACGGGACACCGCGATGTTCCACGCCCTGGGCCGTTTCCCCGGCCGCGACTTCGACGACTGGACGGCCGCCGCCCTCGTCGGCCTCCCCCGCACGGAAGCGGGCGAGAGCCTGGACCGGCTGGGCGCCGCCCACCTGGTCCACGAGGAACGGCCCGGCCGCTACGTCCTGCACGACCTGGTGCGCCTGTTCGCCCGCGACGCGGGAAGGGACGACACCGCCGAGGCCGACGCCACGCGGCGCCGCCTCCTCGACCACTACGCCCGCACCCTGCGGCACGCGGTGGCGGTGGTGGACCCCAGCGGGGACCCGCCGGTCCCCCTGCCCGCGCGCACCGGCGCGGAGCCCCGGGGGCCGCGCTTCGACGACAGCGCCCAGGCGCTCCACTGGTACGGCGCCGAACACGAGAACCTCCTGGCCGCCGCCACCCTCGCCCTCGCCGCCGCGGCCGGCGCCTCCCCCGACGCGGAGGACCGCCGGCGGGCCTGGCTGCTGCCCGCGCTGCTGTGGCCGCTCGTCGTGTGGCGCCCGCACGGCGGCTGGACACCGGTGCTGGAACGGGCCCTGCGAGCCGTCGGGGACCCGCCCGACCCGGCCGGCTCCCGGCCCGGGGACACCGCCGTGCCCGTGGCGCGCGCCCGGCTGCACGCCGCGCTGGGCCGCCTGTACGCGGAGACCGGACGGCTGCCCGAAGGGGGGCGGCACCTCGCCGTGGCGGCCGCGCTGCTGCGTCACCACGCGCAGCACGCCACCAACGCGCAGGTGCTGATGATGCTCGGCAACGCCCAGGCGCGCCTCGGCCGCCTGGAACGGGCCGACCACGTGCACCTGCGCGCCCTCACGTCGGCGGTCGAGGCGGGCGTCTGCCCTCCCGGCATGCCGGCCCACTACCGGCGGGCCCGGCTCGCCCTGGCGGAGCACCGGCTGGAGGAGGCCGCCGACCACTTCGCCCGCTCCCTCGCCCTGGCACCGGCCGACCAGTACCAGTTGTGGCGCGCCTGGATGGCCGGCGTCCACGGCCGGGAGCTGCGCCGCACCGGCCACCTGGCCGAGGCACGCGAGCACCTCCTGCACTCCCTGGCCCTCGCCCGCCGGCACCACCTGCGGGCCCACACCGCTCAAGTGCTGTGGCAGCTCGCCGAGATCGCCGGGGACCTCAGTGACCCCGAGGCCGCCGAGGACTACCGGCGGCAGGCGGAGGAGGAGGACGGGCGCATCCTCAAGGGCCGATGA